Part of the Paludisphaera borealis genome, CTGGGCCGAATGGCCAACCACCGCATGAGCGGGCGGCGTTTCCTGATTTACGTCCACATCGGCCTGTTGGCGATCGGGGCGCTGCTGCTGGCTCAGTCCGCACGATAGGCCGCCGACGCCGTTCCTCGGAGCGCGACGCAGGTTCAGCCGCCGGCTCGCTGCTTGGCCATCGCGACCTGGACCGCTCGACGGAAGGTGGGTGAGGGGGCGTCGTCTTTGGGGCCGCTCAATCCCACGAGGCCGGTGAAGTTCCGCGTCAACTGGACCGGAGTGAGGAGGAAGCCGAACGGGAACCCCCACCAGCCGAGGGCCAGCGAGAACGCGCCGTGCTTCAACTGCTTCCACCGCCCGCACGACCGGCAGCAGATCTCGGGGTGGCTGCTCCACGCCGTGAACGCCAGCGCCGAATAGACGCGGTGCGAGGTGTGGACGTCGACCGGACCGGGCCCGGCGCACCTGGGACACTGGCCCTGATGAAGGCTGCGGAGCCGCTCCTGGACCTCGCCCTCCGGGATCGCATCCCCCCTCTGGATCCAGTAGCCTTGCTCCGCGCATTTCGCGTTGCAAAAGCGGAGGTCGTCCAGCTTCACGCCTCCGAAAAGGATTCGTGTACCGCAGCAGTCGCACGACGCCATGATCGACGCTCCCATGCCTCCAACCGATTTCTCGCCCCGAAAAGAGTAGTACACGGACTGTAGCGCCGCAAGAACTCGGAACGTCGATGAGTTCGCGGCCGGTGGGAACGCGACGGAATCCCCGACCAGGCTTGCCGTCGGGGGCGACTTCTGGTTTACTTCGATGAGACCTCAATGAGAATTCACCAGGGAAGGGCGATGCTGCAATGGACATGCAAGCGCGAACGAGCCGGGAATCGGTGGTCGTGGCCTGCCCGGACGCCCGCCCGCCCGCTTATCAGGCGGCCATCGGACTGGGCCGCGCGGGGATGCTCAAGCGGTTCGTGACCTCGTACTATCACGACCCGGAGAGCCTGGCGTCGAGCCTCGCCCGCCGCATCAGCCCGCGCGCGTTCGCTCGGTGGCAGCGAGTGCTGGTCCGCCGCCACGACGTCGAGATCCCCGCCGCCCGCGTGTCGTCGGTGCCGAGCGTCGACGTCGCCTTGAAGCTCGAATCGCGGCTCGCCGGCAAGCGGCCCCGGCTCAAGCGCGCGGTGGCGAAGGCGCGGACGCACTGGTTCGACCGCCATCTGGCGCGCCGACTGGCCGCCGACCCGCCCGAGACCTTGCTCGTGTTCAGCGACGTCGGCGCGGGGGTCTCGCTGCCGCTCTGCCGCCGCCTGGGGATCGGCACGGTCCTCAGCATGGTCCACGGCGACGTTCGCGAGGAGGCCGAGGTTCTTGAAACCGAGGCGGCCCTCGCGCCCGACTTCTTCCCGATGTACCTGGGCGACGGCGCGCTCGACCAGGTGGAGCTGTCGTGGCTGCACGAGCGCCGGCTCCGCGATCTGGCGCTGGCCGATCTCGTGCTGGTCCCCTCGGATCACATCGCCGACGAGCTGGCGTCGCACGGCCTGCCGCGCGAGCGAGTCCGGGTGATCCCCTACGCGGCCGACTGCCGGCGGTTCCGGCCGCTGTCGGGCAAGCGGCACGAGGCGTCGTGTACGTTCCTGTTCGCCGGCGGGATCAGCCAGCGCAAGGGGATCAAGTACCTGCTCGAAGCCTGGGCGCAGGTCCGCCGGCCGGGCTGGAAGCTCCAGCTCCTCGGCGCCGCGCCCAAGAACCTCGGGCCGATGGCGGGCCTGCTCGACGGGGTCGAACTCCTGGGCCGGGTGGGCCATCCCGAAGTCCCGGCGCACATGGCGGCGGCCGACGTCTTCGTCTTCCCGTCGCTGTTCGAGGGCTCGGCGGTCGTCACCTACGAGGCGCTCGCCTGCGGGCTCCCCAGCATCGTGACGGCCGCGGCCGGTTCGGTGGTGCGCCACGGCGCCGAAGGCTTCCACGTGCCGGCGCGGAACGTCGCGGCCCTGGCGGCCGAGATGGAACGGCTGGGCGACGACCCTCGGCTCCGAGCCCGGATGTCGGCCGCCGCGCGGAGCCGGGCGCTCGACTTCGACTGGCCGCGGTACCACGTCGCCGTGGCCGACGCCGTCTCCGACTTGAGCCGGAGCCAAAGCCTGATCCGAACCGAAGCCGACCGCCGGGCCCCCTCGCATCGGCGAGCGGAGGCCGCCGCGAAACCCAACACTCGCATACGTTGATCTTGCAGCCCCGGACGGCGGGCGGCGCCCGCCTCACCAGACGAGACTTTGCACCACGGTTGGTACAAGGATCGAGCGACGTCATGGACGACCGACAGTACGTGCACGCGACGGCCGCGCTGATCGCGGCCTACTTCCTGGCAAGCGTCGTCTCGCGGCGGTTCGACCCGTTCGCGCCGGTCTGGCTGTTCCTGGTCGGCTACATCCAGGTTTACGTGCTTCAGGCGTACTCGTACCGCGAGTGGGCGATCTCGGTGCGCGGGGTCGACCTGGTGACGACGGCCAACCAGCGGGCACTCTGGGCGCTCGCCTGGTTCCTCGCGGTCTACCACCTGGGGGGGGGCCGACTCGTCGCACGACGGCTGCCGACTCCGCCGCGGAAGTGGTCGAACCTGGCGGTGGGGCTGCTCAGCCCCGTGCTGATCGTCTGGGGGCTTTATTGCACGGGGATTCTCGGCGGGGGGAGCGCCTCGGGGGAGCTGGGCTCGCCCGAGGACGCCTTGCTGCGGTCGTTCCCCTACGTCCTGATGGTCGGCGCGGTGATGTTGATCGTCACCGGCCGGCGGATCTCGGCGCCGCAGCCGATCTACCTGGCCGCCGGCCTGTTCTTCGCGTTCTCCTACATGGCGATCTGGATGTTCAACGGCAAGCGGTCGCCCGCCCTGATCGGCGTGCTGGCGACGGTCTGCGCGTACTATTCGACCCACATGAAGCGGCCCTCCTGGGGGGTGCTGACCGCCACGGCGTTCGTGGGCGCGCTCGTCGTCGCGGTGGCGATCGGCTGGCGCATCGACGTCACGCACGACCGGTCGTTCATCGGCTTCATCGAGTTCATGGGCGATTTCGACGTCTCGAAGATCCTCGACAGCCTGGACATCACTGACACCGCCGAGCAGACGTCTTACGAAATCATTTCGTACGAGACCAAGGAGTACGGCGGCTACCTCTTGATGCTCGACACCGTGCCGATGAAGTCCGACTACGACGGCGGCGCCAACTACCTCCGGATGTTCTCCACGTTCATCCCCCGGATACTTTGGCCCACCAAGCCGCTGTACGGCCGCAAGCAGTGGGTCGACGCCTGGATCGCCGGCTCGGAACTCGAGCGCGATGAGGATTTCACCAGTCCGGCGATCGGCATCCTGGGGGCGACGCAGCTTAACGGAGGGGCCCCCGCGACGGTGCTCGTGCTGGCGGTCCTCGCACTCTTGCTGCGGTCGTCGTACGAGTATTTCCGGCTCCACGCCGACTCGCCCTGGGTCCAATTCTTCTGGTCGATCACGTTCTTCAACGCCTGGTTCATGATCGTCGGCGACGATCCGATGACTTGGTTCTACTTCAACTGGAGCTTCGCGTCGTTGCCGGCCATCGTCATCCTCTGGTTCGTCAACAAAGGGCCGGACGTCGCCTGGAGCCCGTCGGCCGCAACAACCGCGGCAGCCGGATGAGCCCCCACACGACCCGCCGGCCGATCGACGGAACGTCGGCCGGGCCTCGATGCAACCGAACCGGGGACCGCCCCGGCCTTGATCCCGGAAGGAGCCTCACGGACATGAGCAAAAGCGCGACGCCCCTGACCTCGCACGAGAAGATCGACGTCTGTCGCGGCCTCTTCGCCTTCCTGGTGGTGATCGCCCACGGCGTCGACATCGCCTGGACCATCCATCCCCACGCGCCGACGGTGATGCCGATCTGGGTCCACGACCTCTGGCTTTACGTCGTCGCCGCGGGCGCCTACTGGGTGATCGGCTTCTTCGTCATCAGCGGCTACTGCATCCAGCTCTCTGTCGAGCGTCAGGTCCGCGACGGCCGGTTCCCGCTCAAGACCTATCTCGCCGCTCGACTGACCCGCATCCTGCCGCTGTATTACGTCGCGCTGGCGTCGGCAGTGGTCTTCGAGTTCCTGATGGCGCCGGCGCGGCCGGGCTGCTGGCCCAACGGGCTCGACCTCAACACGCTGACGGCCCAGCTCATCGTGGTCCAGAACCTGTCGCAGACGTACGGCTCGTTCGCGCCGTCGTGGAGCATCACCAATGAGATGTTCTACTACCTGTTCTACGGCGTCGTCGTGGTCGTCGCGCTCAAGCGGGGCGTCCGGCCCACGACCCTGGGGATGCTTATCTGCCTGACGGCGGCGCTGAGCCTGGAGTGGGCCTATTTCCTCCACTTCCGCTCCAACGCCTACATCCGCGTCCCCGGGCTCCTGTTCGGGCTGGGGGTCGTCTGGTTCCAAGGGGCGATGGTCGCCGAGAACCGCGACCGGCTCCGGGACAGCAAGATCGCCCGCATCGCGTCGAGCCTCTGGCCGATGGTCCTCGTGCTGGCCATGGTGCTCTGGTATTTCCATACGATCCACATCCAGATCCTCTACTTGATCCTGGGCGCGGCGTTTACGCTGATGTTGATGCGGTTCGCGGTCGTCGACCGGCCGGGGGCCGTCGCGCCCGACCGGGGCGCCCTGGGGACGCTGATCCGCGCGATCGGCATGGCGAGCTATCCGACGTACCTGTTCCACGGCCCGTTCGTGATGTGGCTCGGCTCGATGATGATCCGCCTGAATCTGGTCGGCGACGATTGGCGGGTGACGTGGGTGGTGCTGAGCGCCGCCGGGATCGGCTCAGGCTTGATCCTCGGCTACGTCGCCGAGCGCCCGCTGATGGCCTGGCGCGCCGGCTTCTTGAAGCGTCTGAAGTCCGAACCGCCCGCCCCCCTCGCGGCCGGTTCGCCCTCGCCGATCCTCGGAATCCAACAGTAACCACGACGGAATGGAAGCCGTCCACGACGCCCGGGAAGGAGCCCGCCATGAACTCACGAATCCTCCTCGACCGATCCGCCGCGGGCCGTGCGACCGCGTCGAACGCCCCGTACAGCCTGACCGAAAAGATCGACGTGTGCCGGGGCGTCCTCGCATTCCTCGTCGTCGCGTCGCACGCGTGGCTGATGGCCGAGGTCTTCGACCCCCATTGGGGCGACGGGCTGCCGGCTCCGATCCGCAACGTCGTCGGCTCGGTCGCGGGCGCGGGGCAGCACTACGTGATGGGCTTCTTCGTGCTGAGCGGCTACTGCATCCAGGGGTCGGTCCAACGGCTCGCGGCCCGGGACGGCCGGTTCCCGCTCAAGGCGTATCTCGTCGCCCGGCTCACGCGGGTCCTGCCGCTGTACTACCTGGCGCTGGCGTTCGCCGTGGCGGTCGAGATCGCCATCGCGCCGCATCGGCCGAACTACTGGAGGTTCGGCCTCGACTCGGGGACCTTCCTCCATCAACTGTTCCTGACCCAGGGCTTCACACAAACGCTGGGCGCGTTTTCGGCGTCGTGGAGCATCACCAATGAAGTCGTGTACTACCTGGTCTTCGGGCTCGTCGCGGCCGCCTTCGGCCCGGCTGGCAGCCGCCCGGCGACCATCGGCCTGGCGCTCACGGTCGGCATCGGCCTGGCGTTCCAGGCGCTCGACCGGGCGGGCCTCCACCATCCCGTCGTCCCCAGATCGGCGATACTGTTCGGGCTCGGCTCGGTCTGGTTCCTCGGCGCCCTGACGGCCGTCCACGCCGACCGCCTGCCGACCGTCCCCGGCCTCCCGACCGTCGCCCGGCTCTGGCCGCTGGCGGTCGCGGCGAGCATGGCCATGCGGTGCGACGGGCGCATTCCACAGCGGAACATCTACCTGGCGGCAGGCGTTGCGTTTACATTGATGCTCATTCATTTCATGATCCAGGACCAGGCCGCCGGCCGCCCCGCGTCGCGCGCGCCACGGCCGTACACGGCGTTCCTCGCCCTGGTCAGCTACCCCGTCTATCTGTTCCACGGGCCGGTCCTTCTGGCCTTCGGCGCGGCGGTCGAGTGGACCGACGCGGCGGCGCCGTTGTGGCTGCTCTATCCGGCGGGGACCGTGATCGGCGTCGGCTGCTGCCTGCCCCTGGGCCGCCTGGCCGAGCGGCCTCTCCTCGCCTGGCGAGCTGGCGTCCTGAAGCGGCTGAATTCGGCGCCCGCGCGGGAACCGGCCCCGATCGCCGTCCCCGCCCTGGGCGTCCCGAACTAATCGAGTTCGACCGGAGAAACACCCTATGCTCTTCGCCGTTTGCTTCACCAACTTCGGGCCGTACCATCTGGCCCGCCTGCGCGCGCTCGCCGCCCTCCTGGCCGGGCGCGGCGACCGGCTCATCGCCTACGAGACGGCGGGCGACGAGCGGACTTACCCGTGGGAGCGGCGGACCGAGGCCGAGGCCTTCGACCGCGTCGTCCTCTTCCCCAACCGGACCCTCGAAGAGATCCCCGCCGGCGCCTGCGCCGAGGCGATGACCGAGGCGCTCGACCGCGACCGGCCCGACGCGTTGGGCGTGGTCGGCTACGCCCGGCCCGAGTCGATGGCCATGGCCCGATGGACCCGCCGCAACAGCCGGTCGTCGATCCTCATGTCCGAGAGCCAGTCCGTCGACCGCCCCCGCGTCTGGTACAAGGAAATGATCAAGAGTCGACGGATGAACCTGTTCGACGCCGCCCTCGTCGGCGGCCCGTACCACCGCGACTACCTCGTCGACCTGGGGATGCCGGCCGACCGCGTCGCGTTCGGGTACAACGCCGTCGACAACGCCTTCTACGAGGCCCGCGCCGACCAGTGGCGGAATCAGCCCGAGGCCCGCGCCGGCCTGCCCGCCGCGCCCTATTTCTTGACGGTCTGCCGGTTCGCGCCCGAGAAGAATCTGATCCGTCTGATCGAGGCGTTCGCCCTCTACCGGGGCCAGGCCGAACCGGGCAAGGCGTGGGACCTCGTCGTCTGCGGCGGCGGTCCCCAGGCCGACGAGGTCGAGAAGGCCGTCGAGCGGTCGGGCTGCGGCTCGGCGATCCACCGGCCGGGGTTCCTCCAGGCCGACGCGCTGTCGCGGTGGTACGCGTTCGCCGGCGGGTTCGTGCTGGCGAGCGTGTCCGAGCCGTGGGGCCTGGTGGCCAACGAGGCCGCCGCCGCCGGCTTGCCGCTGTTGCTCTCGTCGCGAGCCGGCTGCGCCCGGACGCTCGTCCCCGATCCCGAAGGAATCACCGGCGCGCGGTTCGACCCGTTCGACGCGAGCCGGATGGCTGCCAAGCTGAGCTGGCTGGCCGAGCGGCCGGAAGCCGAACGGCTCGCCATCGGCCGAAGCGCCCGCGAGGTCGTCTCGGCCTGGGGGCCGGAGCGGTTCGCCCAGGGAGCCGTCGAAGCCTGGGAGATCGCCCGCCGATCGCCCCGCCGCCGCGCCTCGCTCTTGCGGAAAGGAAGCTGAACTGATGACCGCGACGACTGTGACGGCGACGGCGAACACCCGGCCGACCCAGACCGCCCGCTCGGGCTGGCTGCACCTGTGCAACGGCCTCGACCCGGTCCGCGACGGCGGCATGGTTCCGAGCATCCTGGGCATGACCGGCGCCCTCCAGAGGGCAGGAGGGGACGTGCGGATCGTCACGTCGACCCCCTCGCGGCTCGACGCGGCGACCATCGCCGGAGGGGTCGCGATCGCCGGCCCCGAGACCAACGTCGCCGAGGCCGTCGGCTCGGCCGAGGTCGTCCACATGCACGGGCTCTGGCAGACCCACACTCGCCGGGGCGGCCGGTTCGCCCGCGAGGCGCGCGTGCCTTACGTCATGGCCACGCACGGCATGACCGACCCGTGGGCCTTGCGACACAAAGCCTGGAAGAAGAAGCTCTACCTGACCCTCGTCGAATCGCGCAACCTGCGGCGGGCGTCGTGCCTGCACGCGCTGTCGCGGCCCGAGATCGGCCACCTGCGCGGCCTTGCGCCCTGGGCGCCCGTCTGCTTCGTGCCCAACGGCGTCGACCTCGCCGCGTTCGACGACCTGCCGCCGAGGTCGGTGATCGAGGCCGAACATCCCGAGCTGAAGGGCAAGTTCGTGCTTCTGTTCTTCGGCCGGCTGCACGCCAAGAAGGGGATCAACCTGCTGGCCGAGGCGATGAGGACGCTCTGCCCGGCGTTCCCGGAGCTGCACGTCCTGATCGCCGGCAAGGACGACGGCGAGTGGCCGGCCTTCGCCGACCGGGTGGCGGACGCCGGCCTGACCGACCGCATGACCTACGTCGGGCACGTCGGCGGCGAGCGGGCGCGCCAGGTCTGGGCCGCGGCCGACGCCTTCACCCTGCCCAGCTACAGCGAAGGCTTCAGCATGGCGATCCTCGAAGCGCTCGCCTGCTCGCTCCCCTGCATGTTCACCACCGCATGCCACTTTTCCGAAGCCGCGCAGGCCGACGCGGCGCTCGTCGTCGAGCCTCGGGCCGACGCCGTGACTCAGGCCCTCCGCAACCTACTCGAACGCTCGCCCGCCGAACGAGCGAAGCTGGGCGCGAACGGCCGCCGGCTCGTCGAAAGCGACTACACCTGGGACCAGCAGGCCGACCGCCTCGCCTCAGTCTACCGCTGGCTCTCCGGCGGCGGACCGTCGCCCGATTGCGTGGTTTCCTGAAGTTGAAGACGCGGGCAATCGTTATTTGAACCGAAATACAAGCCCGAAGCGCAAGCGAGTGCATCTCCTCGACCCTCGTTGCGCAGCGTGTTGAGCAAGCAAATGCAAAACAACTCACTCGCTGGCGCTTCGGGCTTGTATTCGGAACCATGCACTCGCTGATCACGCACCGGAGACTAACCATGAACACGCCTTGCCTTGACGAAACGACCGATCAGGACCGCGCCGCCCGACCGCGCACGGCCAGGGCCCCGGTGAGCGTGATCGTGCCGGTGAAGAATGAGGCCGAGAACCTGCGGCGGTGCCTGCCGGCGCTCGATTGGGCCGACGAGGTGATCGTCGTCGACAGCCAGAGCACCGACGACACCTGCGACGTCGCGGTCGAGCTGGGCGCGCAGGTCGTCCAGTTCCAGTTCAACGGCGTTTACCCGAAGAAGAAGAACTGGGCGCTCGAGAACCTGCCGTTCCGCAATGAGTGGGTCTTGATCGTCGACGCCGACGAGGTGGTCGTCCCCGAGCTGGCCGAGGAGATCGCCACGCGGATCGAGTCGGGCGAGGCCGAGGGCTATTACCTCAACTCGAAGTACTTCTTCCTGGGCCGTCGGATCAAGCACTGCGGCTATTCCGAGTGCTGGAACCTGCGGCTGTTCCGCCACCGCCTGGGGCGTTACGAGCGGATGCCCGACCACACCGGGGGACGGTCCGGCGACAACGAGGCGCACGAGCACGTCGAGCTGGACGGCCGCGTCGCCCGGCTGACGCACGAGCTCGACCACCACGCCTACCCGACGATCGCCGCCTGGGTCGAGAAGCACAACCGCTACGCCGTCTGGGAAGCCGCCATGTACGAGCGGTTCCTGAACGAGCCCGTCCCCGCGACCATCGGCCGCGGCAAGGCCCTCAAGCGCCGGCTCAAGAAGCTCTATCTCCGCCTCCCCATGCGGCCGTTCATCCGATTCGTCTATGCCTACATCTTCCGACTCGGATTCCTCGACGCCAAGCCGGGCCTGGTCTTCTGCACCCTGCTGTCGTTCTACGACTTCCTCGCCTGGGCCAACGTCTACGAGCAGAAGATCGCCCGGGCGAACGAGCTGAAGTCCTCCGGACGCTGACTCGTTCGCCGATTCAGACCTTCAAGCCGGGCGGCTTGGGCGTCGGATCGGTCGGCGGCGCGGGGGTCGGGGCCGGTTCGGGGTGCGCGGGGTAGGGCGACTGGGGCCGATCCGGCTTGGGAATCTCCGGGAAGTCGGTCGGCGGCGGCGAGGGCATCTCCGGCTTTCCGGGGACCGGAATCGAATCGGGCGTTGGGCTGTCCGGCATCGGGGCGTCCTCCTGAAATGACGAGGGCCGGAGGGGCGGTGCGCGCCTCCCCGGCTCACTCGCACGGGATGCGTCGGCTGCTCGACGGTGCGACTACGCGGGCCGCCACTCGCTCTCGACTTCCTGCGAATTCTTGTTCAGGTGGATATGGTCGTGGACCTTCGCCACCCAGCTCGTCGGGATCAAATGGTGCTGACCGTCGGGGCTGTCGTTCTTGGTCAGCTTGATCAGGTTCCCCATGACATGGTCGACCTTGCCCATGAACTTGCCGCACGACGCATAAACGCTCATATGGTCCTTGATATCGGCGACCGACCCGACCGGACCGGTGCTCTCCGACAGCCGCGCGTGATCGGTGCTACAGGCGCCTCCGACGGCCTCCTCGATCCTGTGGCCGGCTTGATGGGCCTTCTCCTTCACCCAGTCGGTGGCTTCTTCCGCCTTCTCGCTCACCTTGTGGCCGATCTCCGTGGCTTTGTTCGCGATCTTCTGGGCGACGTCCTCAGCCTGCTCTTTGTATGTTTCCGCCATGATCTTCTCCCTTGCTGATTCGAATCGAATGCGTCGCATGGAGCGATTTCCACTTTCGAAACAACCTTGCAAGGCCCGTGCCGCTCGCCGTAGTTCCGGTTGAGCGACGAATGGCCGGTCCGCCCTCCCGCAATCGAACGCGAAACGACCGCCCCAGGCTGGGGGCGGTCGTTCGTGGTTTCATGAGCCGGAGGCCGAAGCCCGTCAGGCGGTCGCAGCCGGGTCGGGGGCCGTGGCTGACGGCGGGGGCGGGGTGTAGTCGCCGCCGCGGGGGATGTTGTTGAACTGGTCGGCGCCGATCGTGGTGATCTGGGCCTGGGTCAGGTTGATCGAGGTCGCCACGGGGGACGACACCCAGTGCCGCTGGCCGCCGCTGTACTGGTCGATCTCGCCGCTCTGGTTGTTCTGGAGGAACATCCCCTCGACGAAATAGTCGGGCCCCTTGTCGATCGCGTTGTACTGGGCGGACGACACCGAGATCAACTGCGGCGCGGTCAGGCCGATCTTCGATGCGACGGGGGCCGAGACCAGGTGGTTCTTGCCGCCGCTGTACTGGGCAATCTCGCCGGTCTCCTGATTCTGGAGATAGACGTTGTCCGGGAAGTAGTCCTTGCCCTGCGGGATGGCGTTGAACTGCGTCGGGCTGATCGGCGTCAGCACGTCGACCGTCAGGCTGATCCGAGCGGCCACGGCGACCGAGATCCAGTGCCGCTGGCCGCCTTGATAGATGTCGACCTCGCCGGTCTGCTGGTTCTGGAGCAGGATGCCCTCGGGGAAGTAGTCGGGCCCCTTGCCGACCCCCGCGTACTGCGCCGCGCTGATGGTCGCCAGGCCGTTGACGTCGAGACCGAGTTTCGCGGCGATCGGCGGCGAGACGACG contains:
- a CDS encoding glycosyltransferase family 4 protein, translating into MQARTSRESVVVACPDARPPAYQAAIGLGRAGMLKRFVTSYYHDPESLASSLARRISPRAFARWQRVLVRRHDVEIPAARVSSVPSVDVALKLESRLAGKRPRLKRAVAKARTHWFDRHLARRLAADPPETLLVFSDVGAGVSLPLCRRLGIGTVLSMVHGDVREEAEVLETEAALAPDFFPMYLGDGALDQVELSWLHERRLRDLALADLVLVPSDHIADELASHGLPRERVRVIPYAADCRRFRPLSGKRHEASCTFLFAGGISQRKGIKYLLEAWAQVRRPGWKLQLLGAAPKNLGPMAGLLDGVELLGRVGHPEVPAHMAAADVFVFPSLFEGSAVVTYEALACGLPSIVTAAAGSVVRHGAEGFHVPARNVAALAAEMERLGDDPRLRARMSAAARSRALDFDWPRYHVAVADAVSDLSRSQSLIRTEADRRAPSHRRAEAAAKPNTRIR
- a CDS encoding acyltransferase family protein, producing the protein MSKSATPLTSHEKIDVCRGLFAFLVVIAHGVDIAWTIHPHAPTVMPIWVHDLWLYVVAAGAYWVIGFFVISGYCIQLSVERQVRDGRFPLKTYLAARLTRILPLYYVALASAVVFEFLMAPARPGCWPNGLDLNTLTAQLIVVQNLSQTYGSFAPSWSITNEMFYYLFYGVVVVVALKRGVRPTTLGMLICLTAALSLEWAYFLHFRSNAYIRVPGLLFGLGVVWFQGAMVAENRDRLRDSKIARIASSLWPMVLVLAMVLWYFHTIHIQILYLILGAAFTLMLMRFAVVDRPGAVAPDRGALGTLIRAIGMASYPTYLFHGPFVMWLGSMMIRLNLVGDDWRVTWVVLSAAGIGSGLILGYVAERPLMAWRAGFLKRLKSEPPAPLAAGSPSPILGIQQ
- a CDS encoding acyltransferase family protein, producing MNSRILLDRSAAGRATASNAPYSLTEKIDVCRGVLAFLVVASHAWLMAEVFDPHWGDGLPAPIRNVVGSVAGAGQHYVMGFFVLSGYCIQGSVQRLAARDGRFPLKAYLVARLTRVLPLYYLALAFAVAVEIAIAPHRPNYWRFGLDSGTFLHQLFLTQGFTQTLGAFSASWSITNEVVYYLVFGLVAAAFGPAGSRPATIGLALTVGIGLAFQALDRAGLHHPVVPRSAILFGLGSVWFLGALTAVHADRLPTVPGLPTVARLWPLAVAASMAMRCDGRIPQRNIYLAAGVAFTLMLIHFMIQDQAAGRPASRAPRPYTAFLALVSYPVYLFHGPVLLAFGAAVEWTDAAAPLWLLYPAGTVIGVGCCLPLGRLAERPLLAWRAGVLKRLNSAPAREPAPIAVPALGVPN
- a CDS encoding glycosyltransferase is translated as MLFAVCFTNFGPYHLARLRALAALLAGRGDRLIAYETAGDERTYPWERRTEAEAFDRVVLFPNRTLEEIPAGACAEAMTEALDRDRPDALGVVGYARPESMAMARWTRRNSRSSILMSESQSVDRPRVWYKEMIKSRRMNLFDAALVGGPYHRDYLVDLGMPADRVAFGYNAVDNAFYEARADQWRNQPEARAGLPAAPYFLTVCRFAPEKNLIRLIEAFALYRGQAEPGKAWDLVVCGGGPQADEVEKAVERSGCGSAIHRPGFLQADALSRWYAFAGGFVLASVSEPWGLVANEAAAAGLPLLLSSRAGCARTLVPDPEGITGARFDPFDASRMAAKLSWLAERPEAERLAIGRSAREVVSAWGPERFAQGAVEAWEIARRSPRRRASLLRKGS
- a CDS encoding glycosyltransferase, which encodes MTATTVTATANTRPTQTARSGWLHLCNGLDPVRDGGMVPSILGMTGALQRAGGDVRIVTSTPSRLDAATIAGGVAIAGPETNVAEAVGSAEVVHMHGLWQTHTRRGGRFAREARVPYVMATHGMTDPWALRHKAWKKKLYLTLVESRNLRRASCLHALSRPEIGHLRGLAPWAPVCFVPNGVDLAAFDDLPPRSVIEAEHPELKGKFVLLFFGRLHAKKGINLLAEAMRTLCPAFPELHVLIAGKDDGEWPAFADRVADAGLTDRMTYVGHVGGERARQVWAAADAFTLPSYSEGFSMAILEALACSLPCMFTTACHFSEAAQADAALVVEPRADAVTQALRNLLERSPAERAKLGANGRRLVESDYTWDQQADRLASVYRWLSGGGPSPDCVVS
- a CDS encoding glycosyltransferase family 2 protein, whose amino-acid sequence is MNTPCLDETTDQDRAARPRTARAPVSVIVPVKNEAENLRRCLPALDWADEVIVVDSQSTDDTCDVAVELGAQVVQFQFNGVYPKKKNWALENLPFRNEWVLIVDADEVVVPELAEEIATRIESGEAEGYYLNSKYFFLGRRIKHCGYSECWNLRLFRHRLGRYERMPDHTGGRSGDNEAHEHVELDGRVARLTHELDHHAYPTIAAWVEKHNRYAVWEAAMYERFLNEPVPATIGRGKALKRRLKKLYLRLPMRPFIRFVYAYIFRLGFLDAKPGLVFCTLLSFYDFLAWANVYEQKIARANELKSSGR
- a CDS encoding DUF2171 domain-containing protein; protein product: MAETYKEQAEDVAQKIANKATEIGHKVSEKAEEATDWVKEKAHQAGHRIEEAVGGACSTDHARLSESTGPVGSVADIKDHMSVYASCGKFMGKVDHVMGNLIKLTKNDSPDGQHHLIPTSWVAKVHDHIHLNKNSQEVESEWRPA